In a genomic window of Apteryx mantelli isolate bAptMan1 chromosome 2, bAptMan1.hap1, whole genome shotgun sequence:
- the PLEKHG4B gene encoding pleckstrin homology domain-containing family G member 4B isoform X7, whose translation MNPHSPALKARGDSYLSIKDSKSLDAYIQNTLSALYPPFEATAATVLWQLFNIVEKLYQGDGLRCLIEFLVPAKRALQCIQRETCAKYIGLIFYHEGWPLCIHEKVVIQLASLHRVRLKPGDFYLQVVPAGKQLAKLVLKCLSRCGQGMEEVAIPKTMYSCIFTVTFLEKLNCERENFPLKSCLLTTGSAVYRTPWKNIINPIFVPTTETILCNYSGNLFDRLISNHTDVRALTQTMESNSSCDSSTSNDTGSTVIEATGTKHHSSLDSAVPSSAPASENSLALEYCKAPDEKIKDDSVSLGVCSEAWSSTKDRAVGPEKDLDEALSPLVEKKCHVKSITFDMDLSRSCPTGQQCRDSSCFEARRLFRKSYIEALQNPMNVSFSSEESFVEEEASEHIMNSCTVNEGKTWEKQAEKGDFLSGGLIPKDEVKEGISLADSPVAFKKLLVPPETLSIVDCKAGLRHSQSLDRACRSPHVADQRPDKFLHDVPDGNPKKLLNGCVSRTEKLDSGSFYTTVRSHKHSKGEEGFYQHLTVTNSKNSFRGVEGNTAIYASPVLFHREHDLLSANTGSLCDRLPKQLLEINQELLQSGVISLCGSRDRNGRAVIQVCTRHAIWLNEHCTSTAVARLLMYLYSIPRKEVRDLGVVFLVDARKFQPNSSLFQALTAMQNTISHSIHSVLVLTDKECSFRPDWDIAIQYEILTSLKALNKLIDYTQLTAEFDGTFQYNHSDWICFRRKLEPFITNCKEAIVFLQSAISSLTANRTLNNAQDVCDLINKHKTMMKLVLEDALLVTLRLEGGTVIARLRKEICHTEDYRDAMEIVTRLYNQVDEEVHRLVLLSNKCLQQLENLGEARKFEEGCDQIKQWFENEREKYLGCLDQEGLSLEKVRKLQEDFQGFIDKTKQYYEKGLQLMQENHSLNMEEKVQIFKKYLNNIFIQTEKRKTELTKLVNLYEFYEMAQEWMLHCNECLAHLTAEARYSPSVIQCLQTYHQEGTKVSAENFKKMSEMVLALGSKQELKQWHVLCLKCQQTRHHLAEFLSEALKDSSREYFHKVLKEPAMKINDGFGVGGRKPLSQSPSYSSNNDDNIWVDKTKPVHRTQPLEAPSFLGLGTVKQNMEATVEISASPLQWVAPLPRELEKRNWNSEDIDSVSSTRSASFCSEPVHSPPAYHKKQPHKKIMKKTQSFELSQRESNYSEFHHHGYTGVHIKGLEVASNNANEKKYVRCLNSRSPLISRNRSLSSPSRIHHMEEEDKKRGGSNKVQHIMDEMITTEREYVRSLGYIINNYFPEMERTDLPQDLRGKRNTIFGNLEKLYDFHCQYFLKELERCRDFPLCVSHCFLKHEEQFGMYALYSKNKPQSDALLTSHGNAFFKNKQQNLGDKMDLASYLLKPIQRMSKYALLLKDMIKECMKTQEQELSDLRAAEEMVKFQLRHGNDLLAMDAIQGCDVNLKEQGQLRCQEEFIVCCGRKKYLRHVFLFEDLILFSKTKKIDGGYDIYMYKQSFKTAEIGMTENVGDSGLRFEIWFRSRRRPQDTYILQANSAEIKIAWTEIIGRILWRQALSNRELRIQEMVSMGIGNKPFMDIKPSEAAISDRAIDYLMKGTESRSRVSIAVSSFDHSTPFKRPHSTISSSSTSSSSSQSSSSILGSLNLHVCSSLSHSGLLGLPFYHWSCDIRSCVEEDELEQETGSQPSMITESSESSQCTSGESVSGFSISAHSESHLPTETFLDEGVKSASSKYSSQCMSPVLLEKNPRSKYNSQYVTASRTMNW comes from the exons GCTAAATACATTGGCCTCATCTTCTATCATGAAGGTTGGCCATTGTGCATCCATGAAAAAGTGGTGATACAGTTAGCATCTCTCCACAGAGTTCGCCTGAAACCAGGGGATTTTTACTTACAAGTAGTACCTGCAGGGAAGCAGCTGGCCAAGCTAGTTTTAAAATGCCTCTCCAGATGTGGACAAGGAATGGAAGAAGTTGCTATACCTAAAACGATGTATAGCTGCATTTTTACGGTGACATTCTTGGAAAAGTTGAATTGTGAAAGAGAGAATTTTCCCCTGAAGAGCTGCTTACTGACGACTGGCTCAGCCGTATATAGAACCCCATGGAAGAACATAATTAATCCCATCTTTGTTCCCACAACTGAAACCATCCTGTGTAATTACTCTGGTAATCTCTTTGATCGGCTGATTAGTAATCATACTGATGTTAGAGCCCTGACCCAGACCATGGAAAGTAACAGCTCATGTGACAGTTCCACTTCCAATGATACAGGCTCCACTGTGATAGAAGCCACCGGCACAAAGCACCACAGCAGCCTTGATAGTGCTGTGCCGAGTTCAGCTCCTGCCTCAGAAAACAGCCTTGCATTAGAGTACTGTAAGGCTCCTGATGAGAAAATCAAAGATGACTCTGTCAGTCTTGGTGTATGCTCAGAGGCTTGGTCCAGCACAAAAGACAGAGCTGTTGGGCCTGAAAAGGACCTTGATGAGGCATTATCGCCCCTTGTGGAAAAAAAGTGTCACGTGAAGAGCATAACTTTTGATATGGATTTGAGCAGGTCATGTCCAACAGGGCAGCAGTGCAGGGATTCTTCGTGTTTTGAGGCAAGACGTTTATTTAGGAAGTCGTACATAGAAGCGCTGCAAAACCCCATGAACGTCAGTTTTAGCTCAGAGGAGTCATTTGTGGAAGAGGAGGCTTCAGAGCACATAATGAACTCATGTACTGTGAATGAAGGCAAAACTTGGGAGAAACAGGCTGAAAAGGGAGACTTCCTCTCTGGTGGGCTCATACCAAAGGACGAAGTGAAAGAAGGCATAAGCCTTGCTGATTCTCCCGTGGCTTTTAAAAAATTGCTTGTACCTCCTGAAACTCTGTCAATAGTAGACTGCAAGGCTGGGCTGAGACACTCCCAGTCTCTGGACAGGGCATGCAGAAGTCCACATGTTGCAGATCAGAGACCTGATAAGTTCTTGCATGATGTGCCAGATGGAAACCCTAAAAAGTTGTTAAATGGATGCGTTTCAAGGACAGAAAAATTGGATTCTGGCTCATTTTACACTACTGTGAGAAGccacaagcacagcaaaggggaggaag GCTTTTATCAGCACTTGACAGTAACCAATTCAAAAAACAGTTTCCGGGGAGTTGAGGGTAACACAGCTATATATGCATCTCCTGTTCTGTTCCATCGTGAGCATGACCTACTCTCTGCAAATACTGGAAGCCTTTGTGACAGACTACCGAAACAGTTACTTGAGATCAATCAAGAGTTACTGCAGTCTGGAGTCATTTCTCTATGTG GAAGCCGAGACAGAAATGGCAGAGCAGTGATACAAGTCTGCACAAGACATGCCATCTGGTTAAATGAACATTGCACAAGTACAGCAGTTGCTCGACTTCTGATGTACCTATACAGCATCCCCAG GAAGGAGGTACGTGATTTGGGAGTAGTTTTTCTAGTGGATGCACGGAAGTTCCAGCCTAATTCTTCTCTTTTCCAAGCATTAACAGCAATGCAG AATACAATTTCTCATTCAATTCACAGTGTCCTAGTATTGACTGATAAGGAATGTTCTTTTAGACCTGACTGGGACATAGCAATTCAG tATGAAATTCTCACATCACTGAAAGCTTTGAATAAGCTCATCGACTACACACAGTTGACTGCAGAATTTGATGGAACATTTCAGTATAACCACAGTGACTGGATATGTTTCCGAAGG AAACTGGAACCCTTTATTACAAACTGCAAAGAGGCCATTGTCTTTCTGCAAAGTGCAATCAGCTCACTGACAGCCAACAGAACTCTCAACAATGCTCAA GATGTATGTGACTTAATCAATAAACACAAGACAATGATGAAGCTTGTTTTGGAAGATGCCTTGTTAGTAACACTAAGACTAGAAGGTGGAACAGTCATTGCAAGGCTTAGGAAGGAGATCTGCCACACAGAAGACTATCG AGATGCCATGGAGATTGTAACAAGACTTTATAATCAAGTGGATGAAGAAGTCCATAGGCTGGTACTCTTATCTAATAAATGCCTCCAGCAGCTGGAGAATCTTGGGGAAGCAAGAAAATTTGAAGAAGGCTGTGACCAG ATAAAACAGTGGTTTGAAAATGAGCGAGAGAAATATCTTGGCTGTTTAGATCAAGAGGGACTTTCACTAGAAAAGGTGAGAAAGCTGCAAGAAGATTTCCAAGGTTTCATTGACAAGACAAAG CAATATTATGAGAAAGGACTGCAGCTGATGCAAGAAAATCATTCATTAAACATGGAAGAAAAAGTTCAAATCTTCAAGAAATATCTGAATAACATTTTCATTCAGACAGAGAAGAGGAAGACTGAGCTGACAAAGCTGGTCAATTTGTATGAGTTTTATGAGAtg GCGCAAGAGTGGATGTTACATTGCAATGAGTGTCTTGCACATTTAACTGCGGAGGCCAGATATTCTCCATCTGTGATTCAGTGTCTGCAAACCTATCATCAGGAAGGTACAAAAGTTTCtgcagaaaactttaaaaaaatgagtgagaTGGTTTTGGCTCTGGGTAGCAAACAAGAACTAAAGCAATGGCATGTTTTGTGTCTGAAATGTCAGCAAACAAGGCATCATTTAGCAGAATTTCTCTCTGAAGCCCTCAAAGATTCCAGTAGGGAGTATTTTCACAAAGTTCTCAAGGAACCTGCTATGAAGATAAATGATGGGTTTGGTGTTGGAGGTAGGAAGCCATTAAGCCAGTCCCCTAGTTACTCTTCTAACAACGATGACAATATTTGGGTGGACAAAACTAAGCCTGTACACAGGACTCAGCCATTAGAAGCACCATCTTTTTTAGGCCTTGGGACTGTAAAGCAGAATATGGAAGCAACCGTGGAAATATCTGCATCTCCGCTACAGTGGGTTGCTCCACTTCCACGTGAACTTGAAAAAAGAAACTGGAATTCAGAGGACATAGACAGCGTTTCCAGCACACGCTCGGCTTCGTTCTGTTCTGAGCCAGTCCACTCACCACCTGCCTACCACAAGAAGCAGCCACACAAAAAGATCATGAAGAAAACGCAAAGCTTTGAACTTAGTCAGCGTGAAAGCAACTACAGTGAATTTCACCACCATGGGTACACAGGAGTGCATATCAAAGGGCTTGAGGTAGCCAGTAATAatgctaatgaaaaaaaatatgtgcGGTGTTTGAATAGTAGAAGTCCTTTGATAAGTAGAAACCGAAGTTTATCCTCCCCCTCAAGGATCCATCATATGGAAGAAGAGGATAAGAAAAGAGGTGGAAG CAATAAAGTACAACATATAATGGATGAGATGATCACAACAGAAAGGGAGTATGTTAGATCCTTAGGATATATCATCAACAACTATTTTCCAGAAATGGAAAGAACTGACTTACCTCAGGATTTGCGCGGGAAGAGGAACACTATCTTTGGGAACCTGGAGAAGCTCTATGATTTCCATTGCCAATACTTCCTAAAAGAGCTGGAGCGCTGCCGAGATTTCCCACTGTGTGTCAGCCACTGCTTTCTCAAACAT GAAGAACAATTTGGCATGTATGCTTTATATAGCAAGAACAAGCCACAGTCGGATGCCTTGCTAACCAGCCATGGAAATGCATTCTTTAAA AACAAGCAACAGAATCTGGGTGATAAGATGGATTTGGCCTCCTATTTGCTGAAGCCCATTCAAAGAATGAGCAAGTATGCACTTCTACTGAAGGACATGATCAAGGAGTGTATGAAGACCCAGGAGCAGGAACTCAGTGACCTGAGGGCTGCTGAGGAGATGGTGAAATTCCAGCTGCGCCATGGAAATGACCTGCTTGCTATGGATGCCATTCAAGGATGTGAT GTCAATTTGAAAGAGCAAGGGCAACTACGATGTCAGGAAGAGTTTATTGTTTGCTgtggaaggaagaaatatttgAGGCATGTCTTCCTCTTTGAAGATCTTATCTTATTTAGCAAGACAAAAAAGATTGATGGGGGATATGACATCTATATGTACAAACAGTCATTCAAG ACTGCTGAGATTGGAATGACGGAAAATGTTGGAGATAGTGGTCTGAGGTTTGAAATTTGGTTTCGAAGCAGAAGAAGACCCCAGGATACATACATCCTTCAAGCAAactcagcagaaattaaaattGCATGGACTGAAATCATAGGAAGGATTCTTTGGAGACAGGCTCTGAGCAATCGAG AACTCCGAATACAAGAGATGGTATCCATGGGAATAGGCAATAAACCTTTCATGGATATCAAACCCAGCGAAGCAGCCATAAGCGACCGAGCAATTGACTACCTCATGAAGGGAACAG AGTCAAGATCTCGAGTGTCAATAGCAGTGTCCTCATTTGACCATTCCACACCATTCAAGAGACCGCATTCTACTATCTCTAGTAGCAGCACATCATCTTCCAGCAGCCAGTCATCTTCATCTATTCTAGGTTCACTGAACCTGCATGTCTGCTCCAGCCTATCTCATTCAGGCTTGCTAGGGCTACCCTTCTACCACTGGTCATGTGATATTAGAAGCTGCGTTGAGGAAGATGAACTGGAGCAGGAAACGGGAAGCCAGCCTTCAATGA TCACAGAGAGTTCAGAATCATCTCAGTGCACCTCAGGTGAAAGTGTGAGTGGTTTTAGCATTTCTGCCCATTCTGAGTCCCATCTTCCTACAGAGACATTTTTGGATGAAGGTGTTAAAAGTGCTAGTTCCAAATACTCCTCACAGTGCATGTCTCCTGTTCTCCTTGAGAAGAATCCCAGATCAAAGTACAACAGCCAGTATGTTACAGCT
- the PLEKHG4B gene encoding pleckstrin homology domain-containing family G member 4B isoform X1, producing MEEVAIPKTMYSCIFTVTFLEKLNCERENFPLKSCLLTTGSAVYRTPWKNIINPIFVPTTETILCNYSGNLFDRLISNHTDVRALTQTMESNSSCDSSTSNDTGSTVIEATGTKHHSSLDSAVPSSAPASENSLALEYCKAPDEKIKDDSVSLGVCSEAWSSTKDRAVGPEKDLDEALSPLVEKKCHVKSITFDMDLSRSCPTGQQCRDSSCFEARRLFRKSYIEALQNPMNVSFSSEESFVEEEASEHIMNSCTVNEGKTWEKQAEKGDFLSGGLIPKDEVKEGISLADSPVAFKKLLVPPETLSIVDCKAGLRHSQSLDRACRSPHVADQRPDKFLHDVPDGNPKKLLNGCVSRTEKLDSGSFYTTVRSHKHSKGEEGFYQHLTVTNSKNSFRGVEGNTAIYASPVLFHREHDLLSANTGSLCDRLPKQLLEINQELLQSGVISLCGSRDRNGRAVIQVCTRHAIWLNEHCTSTAVARLLMYLYSIPRKEVRDLGVVFLVDARKFQPNSSLFQALTAMQNTISHSIHSVLVLTDKECSFRPDWDIAIQKYEILTSLKALNKLIDYTQLTAEFDGTFQYNHSDWICFRRKLEPFITNCKEAIVFLQSAISSLTANRTLNNAQDVCDLINKHKTMMKLVLEDALLVTLRLEGGTVIARLRKEICHTEDYRDAMEIVTRLYNQVDEEVHRLVLLSNKCLQQLENLGEARKFEEGCDQIKQWFENEREKYLGCLDQEGLSLEKVRKLQEDFQGFIDKTKQYYEKGLQLMQENHSLNMEEKVQIFKKYLNNIFIQTEKRKTELTKLVNLYEFYEMAQEWMLHCNECLAHLTAEARYSPSVIQCLQTYHQEGTKVSAENFKKMSEMVLALGSKQELKQWHVLCLKCQQTRHHLAEFLSEALKDSSREYFHKVLKEPAMKINDGFGVGGRKPLSQSPSYSSNNDDNIWVDKTKPVHRTQPLEAPSFLGLGTVKQNMEATVEISASPLQWVAPLPRELEKRNWNSEDIDSVSSTRSASFCSEPVHSPPAYHKKQPHKKIMKKTQSFELSQRESNYSEFHHHGYTGVHIKGLEVASNNANEKKYVRCLNSRSPLISRNRSLSSPSRIHHMEEEDKKRGGSNKVQHIMDEMITTEREYVRSLGYIINNYFPEMERTDLPQDLRGKRNTIFGNLEKLYDFHCQYFLKELERCRDFPLCVSHCFLKHEEQFGMYALYSKNKPQSDALLTSHGNAFFKNKQQNLGDKMDLASYLLKPIQRMSKYALLLKDMIKECMKTQEQELSDLRAAEEMVKFQLRHGNDLLAMDAIQGCDVNLKEQGQLRCQEEFIVCCGRKKYLRHVFLFEDLILFSKTKKIDGGYDIYMYKQSFKTAEIGMTENVGDSGLRFEIWFRSRRRPQDTYILQANSAEIKIAWTEIIGRILWRQALSNRELRIQEMVSMGIGNKPFMDIKPSEAAISDRAIDYLMKGTESRSRVSIAVSSFDHSTPFKRPHSTISSSSTSSSSSQSSSSILGSLNLHVCSSLSHSGLLGLPFYHWSCDIRSCVEEDELEQETGSQPSMITESSESSQCTSGESVSGFSISAHSESHLPTETFLDEGVKSASSKYSSQCMSPVLLEKNPRSKYNSQYVTASRTMNW from the exons ATGGAAGAAGTTGCTATACCTAAAACGATGTATAGCTGCATTTTTACGGTGACATTCTTGGAAAAGTTGAATTGTGAAAGAGAGAATTTTCCCCTGAAGAGCTGCTTACTGACGACTGGCTCAGCCGTATATAGAACCCCATGGAAGAACATAATTAATCCCATCTTTGTTCCCACAACTGAAACCATCCTGTGTAATTACTCTGGTAATCTCTTTGATCGGCTGATTAGTAATCATACTGATGTTAGAGCCCTGACCCAGACCATGGAAAGTAACAGCTCATGTGACAGTTCCACTTCCAATGATACAGGCTCCACTGTGATAGAAGCCACCGGCACAAAGCACCACAGCAGCCTTGATAGTGCTGTGCCGAGTTCAGCTCCTGCCTCAGAAAACAGCCTTGCATTAGAGTACTGTAAGGCTCCTGATGAGAAAATCAAAGATGACTCTGTCAGTCTTGGTGTATGCTCAGAGGCTTGGTCCAGCACAAAAGACAGAGCTGTTGGGCCTGAAAAGGACCTTGATGAGGCATTATCGCCCCTTGTGGAAAAAAAGTGTCACGTGAAGAGCATAACTTTTGATATGGATTTGAGCAGGTCATGTCCAACAGGGCAGCAGTGCAGGGATTCTTCGTGTTTTGAGGCAAGACGTTTATTTAGGAAGTCGTACATAGAAGCGCTGCAAAACCCCATGAACGTCAGTTTTAGCTCAGAGGAGTCATTTGTGGAAGAGGAGGCTTCAGAGCACATAATGAACTCATGTACTGTGAATGAAGGCAAAACTTGGGAGAAACAGGCTGAAAAGGGAGACTTCCTCTCTGGTGGGCTCATACCAAAGGACGAAGTGAAAGAAGGCATAAGCCTTGCTGATTCTCCCGTGGCTTTTAAAAAATTGCTTGTACCTCCTGAAACTCTGTCAATAGTAGACTGCAAGGCTGGGCTGAGACACTCCCAGTCTCTGGACAGGGCATGCAGAAGTCCACATGTTGCAGATCAGAGACCTGATAAGTTCTTGCATGATGTGCCAGATGGAAACCCTAAAAAGTTGTTAAATGGATGCGTTTCAAGGACAGAAAAATTGGATTCTGGCTCATTTTACACTACTGTGAGAAGccacaagcacagcaaaggggaggaag GCTTTTATCAGCACTTGACAGTAACCAATTCAAAAAACAGTTTCCGGGGAGTTGAGGGTAACACAGCTATATATGCATCTCCTGTTCTGTTCCATCGTGAGCATGACCTACTCTCTGCAAATACTGGAAGCCTTTGTGACAGACTACCGAAACAGTTACTTGAGATCAATCAAGAGTTACTGCAGTCTGGAGTCATTTCTCTATGTG GAAGCCGAGACAGAAATGGCAGAGCAGTGATACAAGTCTGCACAAGACATGCCATCTGGTTAAATGAACATTGCACAAGTACAGCAGTTGCTCGACTTCTGATGTACCTATACAGCATCCCCAG GAAGGAGGTACGTGATTTGGGAGTAGTTTTTCTAGTGGATGCACGGAAGTTCCAGCCTAATTCTTCTCTTTTCCAAGCATTAACAGCAATGCAG AATACAATTTCTCATTCAATTCACAGTGTCCTAGTATTGACTGATAAGGAATGTTCTTTTAGACCTGACTGGGACATAGCAATTCAG aagtATGAAATTCTCACATCACTGAAAGCTTTGAATAAGCTCATCGACTACACACAGTTGACTGCAGAATTTGATGGAACATTTCAGTATAACCACAGTGACTGGATATGTTTCCGAAGG AAACTGGAACCCTTTATTACAAACTGCAAAGAGGCCATTGTCTTTCTGCAAAGTGCAATCAGCTCACTGACAGCCAACAGAACTCTCAACAATGCTCAA GATGTATGTGACTTAATCAATAAACACAAGACAATGATGAAGCTTGTTTTGGAAGATGCCTTGTTAGTAACACTAAGACTAGAAGGTGGAACAGTCATTGCAAGGCTTAGGAAGGAGATCTGCCACACAGAAGACTATCG AGATGCCATGGAGATTGTAACAAGACTTTATAATCAAGTGGATGAAGAAGTCCATAGGCTGGTACTCTTATCTAATAAATGCCTCCAGCAGCTGGAGAATCTTGGGGAAGCAAGAAAATTTGAAGAAGGCTGTGACCAG ATAAAACAGTGGTTTGAAAATGAGCGAGAGAAATATCTTGGCTGTTTAGATCAAGAGGGACTTTCACTAGAAAAGGTGAGAAAGCTGCAAGAAGATTTCCAAGGTTTCATTGACAAGACAAAG CAATATTATGAGAAAGGACTGCAGCTGATGCAAGAAAATCATTCATTAAACATGGAAGAAAAAGTTCAAATCTTCAAGAAATATCTGAATAACATTTTCATTCAGACAGAGAAGAGGAAGACTGAGCTGACAAAGCTGGTCAATTTGTATGAGTTTTATGAGAtg GCGCAAGAGTGGATGTTACATTGCAATGAGTGTCTTGCACATTTAACTGCGGAGGCCAGATATTCTCCATCTGTGATTCAGTGTCTGCAAACCTATCATCAGGAAGGTACAAAAGTTTCtgcagaaaactttaaaaaaatgagtgagaTGGTTTTGGCTCTGGGTAGCAAACAAGAACTAAAGCAATGGCATGTTTTGTGTCTGAAATGTCAGCAAACAAGGCATCATTTAGCAGAATTTCTCTCTGAAGCCCTCAAAGATTCCAGTAGGGAGTATTTTCACAAAGTTCTCAAGGAACCTGCTATGAAGATAAATGATGGGTTTGGTGTTGGAGGTAGGAAGCCATTAAGCCAGTCCCCTAGTTACTCTTCTAACAACGATGACAATATTTGGGTGGACAAAACTAAGCCTGTACACAGGACTCAGCCATTAGAAGCACCATCTTTTTTAGGCCTTGGGACTGTAAAGCAGAATATGGAAGCAACCGTGGAAATATCTGCATCTCCGCTACAGTGGGTTGCTCCACTTCCACGTGAACTTGAAAAAAGAAACTGGAATTCAGAGGACATAGACAGCGTTTCCAGCACACGCTCGGCTTCGTTCTGTTCTGAGCCAGTCCACTCACCACCTGCCTACCACAAGAAGCAGCCACACAAAAAGATCATGAAGAAAACGCAAAGCTTTGAACTTAGTCAGCGTGAAAGCAACTACAGTGAATTTCACCACCATGGGTACACAGGAGTGCATATCAAAGGGCTTGAGGTAGCCAGTAATAatgctaatgaaaaaaaatatgtgcGGTGTTTGAATAGTAGAAGTCCTTTGATAAGTAGAAACCGAAGTTTATCCTCCCCCTCAAGGATCCATCATATGGAAGAAGAGGATAAGAAAAGAGGTGGAAG CAATAAAGTACAACATATAATGGATGAGATGATCACAACAGAAAGGGAGTATGTTAGATCCTTAGGATATATCATCAACAACTATTTTCCAGAAATGGAAAGAACTGACTTACCTCAGGATTTGCGCGGGAAGAGGAACACTATCTTTGGGAACCTGGAGAAGCTCTATGATTTCCATTGCCAATACTTCCTAAAAGAGCTGGAGCGCTGCCGAGATTTCCCACTGTGTGTCAGCCACTGCTTTCTCAAACAT GAAGAACAATTTGGCATGTATGCTTTATATAGCAAGAACAAGCCACAGTCGGATGCCTTGCTAACCAGCCATGGAAATGCATTCTTTAAA AACAAGCAACAGAATCTGGGTGATAAGATGGATTTGGCCTCCTATTTGCTGAAGCCCATTCAAAGAATGAGCAAGTATGCACTTCTACTGAAGGACATGATCAAGGAGTGTATGAAGACCCAGGAGCAGGAACTCAGTGACCTGAGGGCTGCTGAGGAGATGGTGAAATTCCAGCTGCGCCATGGAAATGACCTGCTTGCTATGGATGCCATTCAAGGATGTGAT GTCAATTTGAAAGAGCAAGGGCAACTACGATGTCAGGAAGAGTTTATTGTTTGCTgtggaaggaagaaatatttgAGGCATGTCTTCCTCTTTGAAGATCTTATCTTATTTAGCAAGACAAAAAAGATTGATGGGGGATATGACATCTATATGTACAAACAGTCATTCAAG ACTGCTGAGATTGGAATGACGGAAAATGTTGGAGATAGTGGTCTGAGGTTTGAAATTTGGTTTCGAAGCAGAAGAAGACCCCAGGATACATACATCCTTCAAGCAAactcagcagaaattaaaattGCATGGACTGAAATCATAGGAAGGATTCTTTGGAGACAGGCTCTGAGCAATCGAG AACTCCGAATACAAGAGATGGTATCCATGGGAATAGGCAATAAACCTTTCATGGATATCAAACCCAGCGAAGCAGCCATAAGCGACCGAGCAATTGACTACCTCATGAAGGGAACAG AGTCAAGATCTCGAGTGTCAATAGCAGTGTCCTCATTTGACCATTCCACACCATTCAAGAGACCGCATTCTACTATCTCTAGTAGCAGCACATCATCTTCCAGCAGCCAGTCATCTTCATCTATTCTAGGTTCACTGAACCTGCATGTCTGCTCCAGCCTATCTCATTCAGGCTTGCTAGGGCTACCCTTCTACCACTGGTCATGTGATATTAGAAGCTGCGTTGAGGAAGATGAACTGGAGCAGGAAACGGGAAGCCAGCCTTCAATGA TCACAGAGAGTTCAGAATCATCTCAGTGCACCTCAGGTGAAAGTGTGAGTGGTTTTAGCATTTCTGCCCATTCTGAGTCCCATCTTCCTACAGAGACATTTTTGGATGAAGGTGTTAAAAGTGCTAGTTCCAAATACTCCTCACAGTGCATGTCTCCTGTTCTCCTTGAGAAGAATCCCAGATCAAAGTACAACAGCCAGTATGTTACAGCT